A stretch of the Sulfurimonas sp. HSL3-1 genome encodes the following:
- a CDS encoding lysylphosphatidylglycerol synthase transmembrane domain-containing protein: MEHLKTAVKFVVTVAIFYFLLTFIDVGQLIAILAKSHGGYILIAFAAQMASTFLAAYRWRLIMKELGFKERVSFYVQSYFKGTFFNQVLPGSIGGDATRMIDLVQKGYEKKDAFYGIFVDRVVGLVGLLVLNLGANLLFYGTFPQWLFNLINLITLGGIAGFVLMLNLDKFTFLANLKGLDLFHRLGLRMARLYHSRLLLLKHIGISVVVHLFTVIAIYFLALSVDVWTGLGIFLVAVPPVFLLTIVPISLAGWGVREGAMVGILMLVGLAKAKILAISILYGILLILTALPGAWFWNRAKHTTSLKENA; this comes from the coding sequence ATGGAACACCTCAAAACCGCCGTCAAGTTCGTCGTTACCGTCGCCATTTTCTACTTTCTGCTCACCTTTATCGACGTCGGTCAGCTCATTGCGATCCTCGCCAAGTCCCACGGCGGCTACATCCTGATCGCCTTCGCCGCCCAGATGGCAAGCACCTTCCTCGCCGCCTACCGCTGGCGTCTCATCATGAAAGAGCTCGGCTTCAAAGAGAGGGTCTCTTTTTATGTACAGAGCTACTTCAAAGGCACCTTCTTCAACCAGGTGCTGCCCGGCAGCATCGGCGGCGACGCGACCCGGATGATCGACCTTGTCCAGAAGGGCTACGAGAAAAAGGACGCCTTCTACGGCATCTTCGTCGACCGGGTCGTCGGGCTTGTCGGGCTGCTCGTGCTAAACCTTGGTGCGAACCTGCTCTTTTACGGCACCTTCCCGCAGTGGCTCTTCAACCTGATCAACCTGATCACCCTCGGCGGGATCGCGGGCTTCGTGCTGATGCTCAACCTCGATAAGTTCACCTTCCTTGCCAACCTCAAGGGGCTTGACCTCTTTCACCGGCTGGGCCTGCGGATGGCGCGGCTCTACCACTCCAGGTTGCTGCTGCTCAAGCACATCGGCATCTCGGTCGTCGTCCACCTTTTTACGGTCATCGCGATCTATTTCCTGGCGCTCAGCGTCGACGTCTGGACGGGACTGGGGATCTTCCTCGTCGCCGTGCCGCCGGTCTTCCTCCTTACTATCGTGCCGATCTCCCTGGCGGGCTGGGGGGTCCGTGAAGGCGCCATGGTCGGGATATTGATGCTCGTGGGGCTCGCGAAGGCAAAGATCCTCGCCATCTCCATCCTCTACGGGATCCTCCTCATTCTTACGGCCCTGCCGGGGGCATGGTTCTGGAACCGTGCCAAACACACCACTTCACTAAAGGAAAATGCATGA
- a CDS encoding ArnT family glycosyltransferase — protein MIRTYRQTALLILLFSGLFATVYNAFVPLHGDEAYYWLWSHHLQSGYYDHPPMIAFLIALTDLVSEAEWGVRLGNVLAMSVAGWVVFRLLEELRDARTGLWGVLIFTSVVLVHAGYTIMTTDSPLILFWSLALWSTYRVITRGRTLDFVLTGLFIGAMMLSKYTSVLYLMALLLFMLLRRRDLFLSWRTWMAVGIALLVVAPMLWWNYAHDWISLLFQLHHGGEKQRIMWNWATELIGSQFAVFTPVFAGVLFYFLGKEKLFAKNDVLFFLALMTVTPLLFFLYKSLHTHIELNYTAPAYISATVLTAYILSVRGMKRTFYTGLAVALTLSLVARAGLLFWLPVVQDRMYGNKEAVAMLERHRKADDALYANHLAIAALVTYYTPDHAPVRIPTPTRYSQYDMWDDGAPYREGLYLAPEEKAAVLAERFEHVTLLDTLTVQRGLKRTKTYHLYRVSGSR, from the coding sequence ATGATCCGAACCTATCGCCAAACCGCCCTGCTCATCCTGCTTTTCTCGGGCCTTTTCGCCACAGTGTACAACGCCTTCGTGCCCCTGCACGGCGACGAGGCCTACTACTGGCTCTGGAGCCACCACCTGCAATCAGGCTACTACGACCACCCCCCGATGATCGCCTTCCTCATCGCCCTCACCGACCTTGTGAGCGAAGCTGAATGGGGCGTACGGCTGGGCAACGTCCTGGCGATGAGCGTCGCCGGGTGGGTTGTCTTCCGACTGCTGGAGGAGCTGCGCGATGCCCGGACGGGGCTCTGGGGGGTCCTCATCTTCACCTCCGTCGTCCTGGTGCATGCGGGCTATACGATCATGACGACCGATTCGCCGCTGATCCTTTTCTGGTCCCTGGCGCTCTGGTCGACCTACCGTGTCATTACCCGAGGGCGGACATTGGATTTTGTACTGACGGGGCTCTTCATCGGGGCGATGATGCTGAGCAAATATACGTCGGTCCTCTACCTGATGGCACTACTGCTCTTCATGCTGCTGCGCCGCCGGGACCTGTTCCTCTCATGGCGGACCTGGATGGCCGTCGGCATCGCCCTCCTCGTTGTCGCGCCGATGCTCTGGTGGAACTACGCCCATGACTGGATCAGCCTCCTCTTCCAGCTGCACCACGGCGGGGAGAAGCAGCGTATTATGTGGAACTGGGCGACGGAACTGATCGGATCGCAGTTCGCCGTTTTCACCCCGGTCTTTGCCGGCGTGCTCTTTTACTTCCTGGGAAAGGAGAAGCTCTTCGCCAAAAACGACGTTCTCTTTTTTCTCGCCTTGATGACCGTCACCCCCCTGCTCTTTTTCCTCTATAAATCGCTGCACACGCATATCGAACTCAACTATACCGCCCCCGCCTATATCAGCGCGACGGTGCTGACCGCCTACATCCTCTCGGTGCGCGGGATGAAGCGGACCTTCTATACCGGGCTCGCCGTCGCCCTGACGCTGAGCCTCGTCGCCCGCGCGGGGCTGCTTTTCTGGCTGCCGGTCGTGCAGGACAGGATGTACGGCAATAAAGAGGCCGTTGCCATGCTCGAACGCCACCGAAAAGCGGATGACGCCCTCTACGCCAACCACCTGGCTATCGCGGCCCTTGTCACCTACTACACGCCTGACCACGCCCCGGTGCGTATCCCGACGCCGACACGCTACAGCCAATACGACATGTGGGACGACGGCGCCCCCTACCGCGAGGGTCTCTACCTTGCCCCTGAGGAGAAAGCGGCGGTCCTCGCGGAACGCTTTGAGCACGTCACGCTGCTCGATACCCTCACTGTCCAGCGGGGCCTGAAACGTACCAAGACCTACCATCTCTACCGGGTTTCGGGCAGCCGCTAA
- a CDS encoding phosphatase PAP2 family protein, translating into MNKKILCIPAAAWGAMAVTALLLYFFPQIDIAVSSLFYTPGEGFVQGGTLWERFVYQSVGVVLAMVYVAALLLWLYNRISGRALLALSGKKLLYILLVAALGSGIFVNLVLKQNWGRPRPDQTTLFGSDRQFTPAFVMSDQRGKSFSSGHTSGAFALLALIFLARRHRKTVALAVIAYGTLVSLARIAAGGHFFSDVLVSIMIMYIVSGVLYARFFGCDTLSAGRE; encoded by the coding sequence ATGAATAAGAAGATACTCTGCATTCCGGCGGCCGCGTGGGGCGCGATGGCCGTCACCGCACTGCTCCTTTACTTTTTCCCGCAGATCGACATTGCCGTCAGCAGCCTGTTCTATACCCCCGGTGAGGGGTTCGTGCAGGGGGGCACCCTCTGGGAACGCTTCGTCTACCAGTCCGTGGGGGTAGTCCTCGCTATGGTCTATGTCGCGGCACTGCTGCTGTGGCTCTATAACCGCATCAGTGGGCGGGCGCTGCTGGCATTGAGCGGGAAGAAGCTTCTTTATATACTGCTGGTAGCGGCACTGGGAAGCGGCATCTTCGTCAACCTGGTGCTCAAGCAGAACTGGGGCCGTCCCCGTCCGGACCAGACGACGCTTTTCGGCAGCGACCGCCAGTTCACCCCGGCCTTCGTGATGAGCGATCAGCGGGGAAAATCCTTCAGCAGCGGACACACCTCCGGGGCATTCGCCCTGCTGGCGCTGATTTTCCTGGCGCGGCGGCACCGCAAAACGGTTGCGTTAGCGGTCATCGCCTACGGTACGCTGGTTTCGCTGGCGCGCATCGCTGCGGGCGGCCACTTTTTCAGCGACGTGCTCGTTTCTATTATGATCATGTACATCGTCTCCGGGGTGCTCTACGCGCGCTTCTTCGGATGCGATACTCTCTCCGCCGGACGGGAATAG
- a CDS encoding phosphatase PAP2 family protein: MIKVLATIPLWGWTAMAVLSLLFFLFPQIDLAVAALFYAGPDGFPAAKTLAEQVIYYSVPYGLMALYVGAVLLWLFNTAFGRSVWRFTGRKLLYVLLVLGIGSGLIVNALFKEHWGRARPAETMEFGGKKQFSPAFVPVAGQVGNSFSCGHASGAFALLAFAKLSRRRRLWSAIVLGYGLIVGAARMAAGGHFLSDVAVSFFIMYTATELLYAVLFPPKESP; encoded by the coding sequence ATGATCAAAGTGCTCGCAACTATCCCTCTGTGGGGATGGACGGCCATGGCCGTCCTCTCTTTGCTTTTTTTTCTTTTTCCTCAGATCGATCTTGCGGTCGCAGCGCTCTTTTATGCCGGGCCCGACGGCTTTCCTGCCGCGAAAACCCTCGCCGAACAGGTTATCTACTACTCCGTGCCCTACGGCCTGATGGCGCTCTACGTCGGCGCCGTGCTTCTTTGGCTCTTCAATACCGCATTTGGGCGCAGCGTCTGGCGTTTCACGGGCCGGAAACTGCTCTACGTACTGCTGGTGCTCGGCATCGGTTCCGGACTCATTGTTAACGCCCTTTTCAAGGAGCACTGGGGACGGGCCCGCCCGGCGGAAACGATGGAGTTCGGTGGCAAAAAGCAGTTCTCTCCCGCCTTCGTTCCTGTTGCCGGACAGGTGGGCAACTCCTTTAGCTGCGGGCACGCGTCGGGGGCCTTCGCCCTGCTGGCCTTCGCAAAACTCTCCCGGCGCCGCCGGCTCTGGAGCGCGATTGTCCTCGGCTACGGTCTCATCGTCGGTGCGGCCCGCATGGCGGCGGGCGGCCACTTCCTCAGCGACGTGGCGGTCTCGTTCTTCATTATGTACACGGCGACGGAGCTGCTCTACGCCGTACTGTTTCCCCCGAAGGAGTCCCCATGA
- a CDS encoding fused DSP-PTPase phosphatase/NAD kinase-like protein, with protein MKRPLLSLFVLFVAAAGGLYTWYVYGHYRFETIDPERVYKSALIAPERLEDFLIPHHIKTVVDLLDPGIQDALNPAQQKEIDAEAAAIARINETYGTQIRHVNIPSRQVPTKETLTQFFKVLDDNASYPVLIHCYHGMGRAVIYSALYRIEYLKWQNEKAREWTRPLPIMVESRLYHSSFARGHSKGDFLIHYMPRRKGEASTLHHLEG; from the coding sequence ATGAAACGTCCGTTACTCTCTCTGTTTGTTCTATTTGTTGCCGCCGCCGGCGGGCTGTATACCTGGTACGTCTACGGACACTACCGTTTTGAGACGATCGACCCGGAGCGCGTCTACAAATCGGCGCTGATCGCCCCCGAACGGCTGGAAGACTTTCTGATCCCGCACCACATCAAAACCGTCGTCGACCTGCTTGATCCGGGCATACAGGATGCCCTCAACCCGGCGCAGCAGAAGGAGATCGACGCCGAGGCGGCCGCGATCGCGCGGATCAACGAGACCTACGGTACGCAGATACGCCATGTCAACATCCCCTCCCGGCAGGTGCCGACAAAGGAGACGCTGACGCAGTTTTTCAAAGTCCTCGACGATAACGCCTCCTACCCGGTACTGATTCACTGTTACCACGGCATGGGACGGGCGGTGATCTACAGCGCGCTCTACCGGATAGAGTACCTGAAGTGGCAGAATGAAAAGGCCCGAGAATGGACGCGTCCACTGCCGATTATGGTAGAATCCCGTCTTTATCACAGCAGCTTTGCCCGGGGACACTCCAAAGGAGATTTCCTGATCCATTATATGCCCAGACGCAAGGGGGAGGCAAGCACGCTGCATCACTTGGAGGGGTAG
- the trmA gene encoding tRNA (uridine(54)-C5)-methyltransferase TrmA — translation MECRHFGRCGSCRWYEEGYEGQLTKKAEEIKALFAPLYTGAFDIARSAPEGYRARAEFKVWHVGDTMHFAMNSIDREGVVLLEECPMVTAPIQALMWPLLDALNAAPGMGRKLFGMDFLAGRDGDIAVSMLYHRKLDDTWKAQAAELATKFGISIIGRSRKQKEVIGRDHVIESVDVAERTYRFKQIENSFTQPNPGVNAQMIGWALQQFEGLGGDLLELYCGAGNFTIPFASRFDRVLATEISKSSIHAAKTNMELNDVHNIDFVRMSAEEFVQALDGVREFNRMKGIDLPSYRLDTIFVDPPRAGMDEASCDFAARHEHILYISCNPETLKRDLEYLTRTHRIEAMAMFDQFPYTHHMEMGVKLKKAAQ, via the coding sequence ATGGAGTGTAGGCATTTCGGCCGTTGCGGCAGCTGCCGCTGGTATGAAGAGGGGTACGAGGGGCAGCTGACCAAGAAAGCAGAGGAGATCAAAGCTCTGTTCGCACCGCTTTATACGGGGGCATTCGATATCGCGCGTTCGGCGCCGGAAGGGTACCGTGCCCGTGCCGAGTTCAAGGTGTGGCACGTCGGTGACACCATGCACTTCGCCATGAACTCCATTGACCGTGAGGGCGTTGTGCTCCTTGAAGAGTGCCCGATGGTCACCGCACCCATCCAGGCCCTGATGTGGCCGCTGCTCGATGCGCTTAACGCCGCGCCCGGAATGGGGCGCAAACTCTTCGGGATGGATTTCCTGGCCGGCCGCGACGGCGACATCGCCGTCTCCATGCTCTACCATCGCAAACTCGACGATACGTGGAAGGCGCAGGCGGCGGAGCTTGCAACAAAGTTCGGCATCAGTATCATCGGGCGCAGCCGGAAGCAGAAAGAGGTGATCGGACGCGATCATGTCATCGAATCCGTCGACGTCGCTGAAAGGACCTACCGTTTCAAGCAGATCGAGAACAGCTTTACCCAGCCCAATCCGGGGGTCAATGCCCAGATGATCGGATGGGCCCTGCAGCAGTTCGAGGGGCTTGGCGGCGACCTGTTGGAACTCTACTGCGGGGCGGGGAATTTTACAATCCCGTTCGCGTCGCGCTTTGACCGTGTTCTGGCGACGGAGATCTCCAAGTCCTCCATCCACGCGGCGAAAACGAACATGGAGCTCAATGACGTGCACAACATCGATTTTGTGCGCATGAGCGCCGAGGAGTTCGTTCAGGCCCTCGACGGGGTGCGGGAATTCAACCGAATGAAGGGGATTGACCTGCCGAGCTACCGTCTCGATACGATCTTCGTCGACCCGCCGCGTGCAGGGATGGACGAGGCCTCCTGCGATTTCGCCGCCCGGCATGAGCATATTCTCTACATCTCCTGCAATCCCGAAACGCTCAAGCGCGACCTGGAGTACCTGACGCGCACCCACCGCATCGAGGCGATGGCGATGTTCGACCAGTTCCCCTACACACACCATATGGAAATGGGCGTCAAGTTGAAAAAAGCGGCACAATAG
- a CDS encoding DUF4395 family protein — protein MAQACPINFTAADNTVSRILSLLTTGIVALFFLTGVAPLLFALGADLLVRLHGNKHFSPLYQSAVLLKRLMRLPEQKVDGAAKSVAGHFGLLFILLLIVAASLGLQPMLVAVASIYVLCLLMDVLFNFCVGCKVYYLYRLIGGAA, from the coding sequence ATGGCACAGGCTTGTCCCATTAACTTCACAGCGGCTGACAACACGGTCAGCCGGATCCTTTCGCTTTTGACGACGGGAATCGTTGCACTCTTTTTCCTGACGGGGGTGGCACCGCTGCTGTTCGCCCTCGGCGCGGACCTGCTGGTGCGCCTCCACGGCAACAAGCACTTCAGTCCGCTCTATCAGAGCGCTGTGCTTCTCAAGCGATTGATGCGCCTGCCGGAGCAGAAGGTCGACGGCGCGGCCAAGAGCGTGGCCGGCCATTTCGGGCTGCTGTTTATCCTGCTGCTGATCGTCGCGGCATCTCTGGGCCTGCAGCCGATGCTGGTGGCGGTCGCCTCTATCTACGTTCTTTGCCTGTTGATGGACGTCCTGTTCAATTTCTGCGTCGGCTGCAAAGTCTATTACCTCTATCGTCTGATCGGCGGGGCGGCGTAA
- a CDS encoding Rrf2 family transcriptional regulator: MAGISSKGVYALAAMHVLSHAPQQRPMQIREIAAMTSISHGYLEQILSGLRRAGLVTSIRGAAGGYQLAGRAAEITVLEILEALEGPLCQTEGNVGSSVILEAFWGSMNEKIRAIFDMKLSDIDQLYQPYHYAI; the protein is encoded by the coding sequence ATGGCGGGGATCTCGTCAAAAGGGGTCTACGCCCTTGCCGCTATGCACGTGCTCTCCCATGCGCCGCAGCAGCGTCCGATGCAGATACGCGAGATCGCCGCGATGACATCGATCTCCCACGGCTACCTCGAGCAGATCCTCTCCGGGTTGCGGCGCGCCGGTCTCGTGACGAGCATCCGCGGCGCCGCCGGGGGGTACCAGCTCGCCGGCCGGGCGGCGGAGATCACGGTGCTGGAGATCCTGGAAGCCCTGGAAGGGCCGCTGTGCCAGACGGAGGGGAATGTCGGTTCAAGCGTCATCCTCGAGGCATTTTGGGGGAGCATGAATGAAAAAATACGGGCGATTTTCGACATGAAACTCTCCGATATCGACCAGCTTTACCAACCCTATCACTATGCCATTTGA
- the recO gene encoding recombination protein RecO produces MQGFIIRLQRVKDEDLILAILTQERLETLYRFYGARHGTINLGHMIDFEIEHSLKSSIGRLYDVVHLGFPWLLDPARTRLWHTFVSLFYPHLRESEETGGFYFTLLKDAAERWGTQNPKRVALEAYARLLHYEGRSPDRTHCFFCENSIDEASVCMIRAFQYAHTDCAHRTPINKHAADELLKHQSALFLSDEEIDLLWATLLEGF; encoded by the coding sequence GTGCAAGGGTTCATCATTCGACTCCAACGGGTCAAAGACGAAGATCTTATTTTAGCCATTTTGACACAGGAACGCTTAGAGACCCTTTACCGTTTCTACGGGGCGCGCCACGGGACGATCAACCTCGGGCATATGATCGATTTCGAGATCGAGCACTCCCTCAAATCCTCCATCGGACGGCTCTACGACGTCGTGCATCTCGGCTTCCCCTGGCTGCTCGATCCGGCGCGGACACGGTTGTGGCACACGTTCGTCTCGCTTTTCTACCCCCACCTGCGCGAATCCGAAGAGACCGGGGGCTTCTATTTCACCCTGCTCAAAGACGCCGCGGAGCGCTGGGGCACGCAGAACCCCAAGCGCGTCGCCCTCGAGGCCTATGCCCGCCTGCTGCACTATGAGGGGCGCAGCCCGGATCGAACGCACTGTTTTTTCTGCGAAAACTCGATCGACGAAGCCTCTGTCTGCATGATCCGCGCTTTCCAGTACGCCCATACCGATTGTGCACACCGTACCCCGATCAACAAGCACGCCGCGGACGAACTGCTCAAACATCAGAGCGCCCTCTTCCTGAGCGACGAGGAGATCGATCTCCTCTGGGCGACGCTCCTGGAAGGGTTTTAA